The Balneola vulgaris DSM 17893 DNA window ACACGCAGTTTAATAGGTCCACTTGCACATAAGATGGCCGGCAACCCTGCCAATCAGTTGAAAGTAGTTGGTATTACGGGCACAAATGGTAAAACCACTACGGCTACTCTGGTATATCAAATTCTTATGGAATGTGGTTACAAAGCCTCATTGTTGGGCACTGTAGCTAAAAAGATTTTAGATGAAACCATTGATAGCAAACTCACTACTTCCGATCCAATTGAATTGGCTTCAGATATGAGAGCTATGGTGGATGCAGGATCTCAATACTTAGTTATGGAAGTATCTTCGCATGCGCTTCATCAAGAACGAGTGAATGGCTTTAGCTTCGATATTGGTGTATTCACAAATTTATCTCAAGATCATTTAGACTACCACAATAATATCGAAGAGTATGCAGCAGCAAAAAAGCTACTGTTTGATCGTTTACCTGCAGATGGTACAGCTATAGTTAATGTAGATGATGCCTATGGCAAGAGAATGATTGCTCAATGTGATGCACAACTCATCAAATTCAGTTTTGAAGAGGAAGGAAATGCCATTTTATCAAATACTGCAGAAGGGCTACAACTTAAAGTACATGGCCAAGAACTCTCTTCTTCACTATCGGGTAACTTTAATGCCTATAACATAGCACAAGCTTATTTGGTGTGTGAAGCCTTAAGTCTTGACTCCGCTGTTATCGCAGATGCCCTTACTAAGGTTGATGGTGCTCCAGGTAGAATGGAAAATGTGACGCTAGAAAGTGGTAAGGATAAATTACCTACTGTAATTGTGGATTATGCCCACACGCCTGACGCACTAGAAAATGTACTTACTACATTAAAATCACTGAAAGAAGGTACTGATCAGAAATTAATCTGTGTATTTGGTGCTGGTGGTGATCGTGATACCAGTAAACGACCAAAAATGGCGCAAGCGGCTGAACAGTTCGCAGATCTAGTAATTGTAACTAGTGATAACCCTCGAACTGAGAACCCAGACGTCATAATCGCCGATATCCTTCAGGGTTTTGAGTCTACTGAAAATGTAAGCAGTATCACGTCGCGTGATGAAGCCATCAAATATGCCATTCAAACTGCTAATGCCTCTGATATAATATTGATAGCAGGCAAGGGACATGAAAACTACCAAGAAATTAACGGTGAACGTCATCATTTTGATGACCGTGAAGTAGCACGTGAAGCCTTAACAGCTAAACTTGGAGGGCTCAACTAATGCTATACGAACTCTTCAAATGGCTTGATGCCTCCATTGAATTCCCGGGTGCTGGTGCGGTTGCCTATATCTCAACGCGTACGGGTTTAGCAGCGGTTACATCACTTATTATCAGTTTAATCATTGGCCGACGAATCATTGCATGGTTAAGTAACATGCAGTTAAAAGAAGTTATTCGCGATGATGTTGGTTTAGATCATCATAAAGTTAAGGCAGGAACTCCATCTATGGGTGGGGTTATCATACTCCTCGCTATCCTCATTCCTTCTATTCTTTTTATGAAGATGGATAGTATATACGCTTGGTTAGTAGTATTTGTGTTAGCCGCGCTTGGTACAGTTGGCTTTATTGATGATTACATCAAGGTTGTTAAGAAAGACAAGAGTGGACTTGCAGGTCGATTTAAGATTGTTGGACAGGTTGTTGTAGGGGTTGTGGTTGGATCAGTATTGTACTTCCACCCCGACTTTGCCGATGTAAATACACTATCAACTGTTCCATTCCTGAAGAATGTAAACATCGACTACGCAATCTTCGGTGAAGAACTAGGCTGGTTAATTTACATCCCCGTGGCCGTTTTTGTGATTACAGCTGTAAGTAACGCCACCAATTTAACTGATGGTTTGGATGGTTTAGCATCAGGTGTTTCCGCCATTTGTGGGTTTGTATTCGCCATCTTCGCTTATGTATCTGGCCGAACTGATTTATCGACTTACTTAGACATTATGTACTTACCGGGCGCCGGTGAGTTAACCATTTTCTGTGCGGCTTTAATTGGTGCGTGCATGGGCTTCTTGTGGTATAACTCCAATCCTGCATCCGTATTTATGGGAGATACAGGTAGCCTTGCTTTAGGAGGTGCCTTTGGCGCACTCGCATTGATGCTTCACAAAGAACTTTTATTACCGTTTGTATGCGGAGTATTCTTCTTCGAAACACTTTCAGTAATCATACAAACAACCTACTTCAAGTACACAAAAAGGAAATATGGCGTAGGCAAACGAGTCTTTTTAATGACTCCAATCCACCATCATTACGAAAAGAAGGGTTGGTCTGAACAAAAGATCGTAGTTCGCTTTTGGATTATTACAGTGATGCTTGGAATCATAAGTCTATTAACTCTGAAAATTAGATAATGACGGTTAAGGATAAACATATCGTTGTTATAGGTGCCGCTAGAAGTGGTATAGCCGCTGCTCTATTGCTAAAAAGGCAAGGAGCTAGTGTGTT harbors:
- a CDS encoding UDP-N-acetylmuramoyl-L-alanyl-D-glutamate--2,6-diaminopimelate ligase, translated to MTIQELIEFINPLDTSKYQSDTVVGPLVQDSRQVTDGSVFIAIRGHEVDGHAFMEDAIYRGAKVVICEESFYSDEDVCIIEVENTRSLIGPLAHKMAGNPANQLKVVGITGTNGKTTTATLVYQILMECGYKASLLGTVAKKILDETIDSKLTTSDPIELASDMRAMVDAGSQYLVMEVSSHALHQERVNGFSFDIGVFTNLSQDHLDYHNNIEEYAAAKKLLFDRLPADGTAIVNVDDAYGKRMIAQCDAQLIKFSFEEEGNAILSNTAEGLQLKVHGQELSSSLSGNFNAYNIAQAYLVCEALSLDSAVIADALTKVDGAPGRMENVTLESGKDKLPTVIVDYAHTPDALENVLTTLKSLKEGTDQKLICVFGAGGDRDTSKRPKMAQAAEQFADLVIVTSDNPRTENPDVIIADILQGFESTENVSSITSRDEAIKYAIQTANASDIILIAGKGHENYQEINGERHHFDDREVAREALTAKLGGLN
- the mraY gene encoding phospho-N-acetylmuramoyl-pentapeptide-transferase produces the protein MLYELFKWLDASIEFPGAGAVAYISTRTGLAAVTSLIISLIIGRRIIAWLSNMQLKEVIRDDVGLDHHKVKAGTPSMGGVIILLAILIPSILFMKMDSIYAWLVVFVLAALGTVGFIDDYIKVVKKDKSGLAGRFKIVGQVVVGVVVGSVLYFHPDFADVNTLSTVPFLKNVNIDYAIFGEELGWLIYIPVAVFVITAVSNATNLTDGLDGLASGVSAICGFVFAIFAYVSGRTDLSTYLDIMYLPGAGELTIFCAALIGACMGFLWYNSNPASVFMGDTGSLALGGAFGALALMLHKELLLPFVCGVFFFETLSVIIQTTYFKYTKRKYGVGKRVFLMTPIHHHYEKKGWSEQKIVVRFWIITVMLGIISLLTLKIR